From Amycolatopsis sp. YIM 10, the proteins below share one genomic window:
- a CDS encoding GAF domain-containing protein encodes MPPWVWVSAAVAAATAAVSVMWWAVSRVTEAKIARVEAEAAKAVAEAETSAAKAEAIAERHMLAELRDRLPASSGFLSKGQALQQEIESSLGQLMRQVGATESSVLVRDPDPSSEYLFFLALNGQSAKQLRKVLVGKDSIAGKVLRSGEPMRVANPYENPDFSTRVDQRAGHVTRQMLTIPLIVDQVAVGVAQFLNRLDEGSFSDQDESLAVAESGRIALKVAEFVRDTDNYVQLGLYSPPGPSDAVIMFCDLSSSSSLFEVLHESGAISCLNDYLSQMADMVLTAGGSVDQYLGDGAMFRFIEDSGKDPAANARRAAGVAMDSIAAFQAIKRSWLASRWEVGAVFSRVGLAYGDYRETLIGPTRHRERVILGSGVHRAAELCEASSRRKDVIVVDKRMAELLAGSWNLAPGPTNGGFELLGKR; translated from the coding sequence ATGCCGCCATGGGTATGGGTCAGTGCGGCGGTTGCCGCCGCGACCGCTGCTGTGAGTGTGATGTGGTGGGCTGTTAGCCGGGTTACTGAGGCAAAGATCGCCAGGGTCGAGGCAGAGGCCGCGAAAGCTGTGGCCGAGGCCGAGACGAGCGCCGCGAAAGCCGAGGCGATCGCTGAACGCCATATGCTCGCCGAACTGCGTGATCGGCTTCCTGCGAGCTCAGGCTTCCTATCCAAAGGGCAGGCTCTTCAGCAGGAGATCGAGTCCAGTCTGGGTCAGCTTATGCGTCAGGTAGGGGCGACTGAGAGTTCAGTGCTCGTCCGTGACCCAGACCCATCTTCGGAATACCTCTTCTTCCTGGCGTTGAATGGCCAGTCTGCCAAGCAATTGCGCAAAGTCTTGGTAGGTAAGGATTCCATTGCGGGCAAGGTGCTCCGCAGCGGTGAGCCGATGCGTGTCGCGAACCCATACGAGAACCCGGACTTTTCGACACGCGTGGATCAGCGGGCGGGCCACGTCACCCGGCAGATGCTCACGATCCCGCTGATCGTGGATCAAGTTGCGGTTGGAGTGGCGCAGTTCCTCAACAGGCTCGACGAGGGCAGTTTCAGCGACCAAGATGAGTCCTTGGCGGTAGCCGAGAGCGGACGTATCGCGCTCAAGGTCGCGGAGTTTGTTCGCGATACGGACAACTACGTGCAACTCGGGCTCTATTCACCACCCGGCCCATCCGATGCCGTGATCATGTTCTGCGACTTGAGCTCATCATCGTCACTATTCGAGGTTCTGCACGAATCCGGAGCTATTAGCTGTCTCAACGACTACCTGAGCCAGATGGCCGATATGGTACTCACCGCAGGCGGTTCCGTCGACCAGTACCTGGGCGACGGGGCAATGTTCAGGTTCATTGAAGATTCGGGAAAAGATCCAGCGGCGAACGCCCGACGAGCTGCTGGGGTTGCCATGGATTCCATCGCGGCGTTCCAAGCCATCAAACGGTCCTGGCTCGCTTCTCGCTGGGAAGTAGGCGCAGTGTTCAGTCGGGTGGGCCTCGCATATGGTGACTACCGCGAGACCCTGATCGGTCCTACCCGCCACCGTGAGCGAGTCATCCTCGGGTCGGGTGTCCATCGGGCAGCAGAATTGTGTGAGGCGTCTTCTCGACGGAAGGATGTCATCGTCGTCGACAAGCGAATGGCCGAATTGCTCGCCGGCAGCTGGAATCTTGCACCTGGGCCCACGAATGGTGGTTTTGAACTGCTCGGGAAGCGGTGA
- a CDS encoding FadR/GntR family transcriptional regulator: MSAIRDAIAGGEIAPLARLPPEVELADQLGVSRGALREAIRALELIGVLESRHGSGTYVTGLTAADVIGNSAADSLHIDAGSALELMEFRRVVEPGATVLAARIARPRQIEEIRAIYEAGERTDDPVAYLEHDKALHRAIARAGGNSILTSVMESIAYGSAWDRMWTLVMQPEIPERTRREHESLVVAVETGDVELALATAHAHLADAERRVRARFAGDH, translated from the coding sequence ATGTCCGCGATTCGTGACGCCATCGCCGGCGGTGAGATCGCACCGTTGGCCCGGCTCCCGCCCGAGGTCGAACTCGCCGACCAGCTGGGGGTGTCCCGCGGGGCGCTCCGCGAGGCGATCCGCGCGCTCGAACTCATCGGGGTGCTGGAAAGCAGGCACGGTTCCGGCACCTACGTGACCGGCCTGACCGCGGCGGACGTGATCGGCAATTCGGCGGCGGACAGCCTGCACATCGACGCGGGTTCGGCGTTGGAGCTGATGGAGTTCCGCCGCGTGGTCGAGCCCGGCGCGACGGTGCTCGCGGCCCGGATCGCCCGGCCACGGCAGATCGAGGAGATCCGCGCGATCTACGAGGCCGGCGAGCGCACCGATGACCCCGTCGCCTACCTCGAACACGACAAGGCACTGCACCGGGCGATCGCCCGCGCCGGTGGCAACTCGATCCTCACCTCGGTGATGGAGTCGATCGCGTACGGCTCGGCGTGGGATCGCATGTGGACTCTGGTGATGCAACCGGAGATCCCCGAGCGCACCCGCCGGGAGCACGAAAGCCTTGTGGTGGCGGTGGAAACCGGTGACGTCGAACTCGCGCTCGCCACCGCGCACGCCCATCTCGCCGACGCCGAGCGGCGGGTGCGCGCCCGCTTCGCCGGTGACCACTAG
- a CDS encoding Nramp family divalent metal transporter, with product MASSSEAGGGQDAALNDPYVLDPAKIRSPPRGWVPSLRFLGPGMITSAAVVGSGELITATTLGAEVGFVLLWLVFVSTFVKVAVQIEVARWSISTGRPAIDGYDQVPPRVRGRGWVTYLAILMFLQFLTSQAGVLGAAGLALSILMPIDGDPASTVSIGFWGLVMVLVAITVHFTNRYAIVERFSTGLVLLVTAAVGVLVLGLRATPFAWSAADLASGMQFQLSAGAMGVALAMFGLTGVGAGEITSYSYWCVEKGYAAWTGPDDGSDDWAERARGWIAVMKKDAWLSWIIYTLSTAAFYILGAAVLNPQGLVPEGTGVLTTISRIFSDTLGSWAGTIFLIFAAITLFKTILANVPSLCRQIANSVALFGFFDWSDPVARGRWMRGLMIVMPVCWGILGVLVNSPLALVVLGGILNALYLLAVAVAAVYLSFRRTDRRITDGRLFTAYLLFSAVAIFAVGLIALTT from the coding sequence GTGGCCTCGTCATCCGAAGCAGGGGGCGGCCAGGACGCTGCCCTGAACGATCCCTACGTGCTCGACCCGGCGAAGATCCGCTCGCCACCGCGTGGCTGGGTGCCGAGCCTGCGCTTCCTCGGTCCCGGCATGATCACCAGCGCCGCCGTGGTCGGTTCCGGTGAGCTGATCACCGCCACCACGCTCGGCGCCGAGGTGGGCTTTGTCCTGCTGTGGCTGGTTTTTGTCTCGACCTTCGTGAAGGTCGCGGTCCAGATCGAAGTGGCACGCTGGTCGATCTCCACCGGACGGCCCGCGATCGACGGCTACGACCAGGTGCCGCCCCGGGTCCGAGGACGCGGCTGGGTCACCTATCTCGCCATCCTGATGTTCCTGCAGTTCCTCACCAGCCAAGCGGGCGTGCTCGGCGCCGCGGGCCTGGCACTGTCGATCCTGATGCCGATCGACGGCGATCCCGCGTCGACGGTGTCGATCGGTTTCTGGGGCCTGGTCATGGTCCTGGTCGCGATCACGGTCCACTTCACCAACCGCTACGCGATCGTCGAGCGGTTCTCCACTGGCCTGGTCCTGCTCGTCACCGCCGCCGTGGGAGTACTGGTGCTGGGCCTGCGGGCGACCCCCTTCGCCTGGAGCGCGGCGGATCTCGCCTCTGGCATGCAGTTCCAGCTCTCGGCCGGAGCGATGGGCGTCGCGCTGGCGATGTTCGGGCTCACCGGCGTGGGCGCCGGCGAGATCACCTCCTACAGCTACTGGTGCGTCGAGAAGGGTTACGCCGCCTGGACCGGCCCCGACGACGGCTCGGACGACTGGGCGGAACGAGCACGCGGCTGGATCGCGGTGATGAAGAAGGACGCCTGGCTGTCGTGGATCATCTACACGCTGTCGACCGCTGCCTTCTACATCCTCGGCGCCGCGGTGCTCAACCCACAGGGCCTGGTACCGGAGGGCACCGGGGTGCTGACCACCATCTCCCGCATCTTCTCCGACACGCTGGGTTCCTGGGCGGGCACGATATTCCTGATCTTCGCCGCGATCACCCTGTTCAAGACGATCCTCGCGAACGTGCCGAGCCTGTGCCGCCAGATCGCCAATTCGGTGGCCCTGTTCGGATTCTTCGACTGGTCCGATCCGGTGGCGCGCGGACGCTGGATGCGCGGACTGATGATCGTCATGCCGGTGTGCTGGGGAATCCTCGGCGTGCTGGTGAATTCACCGCTCGCGCTGGTGGTCCTCGGCGGCATCCTCAACGCGCTGTACCTGCTAGCGGTCGCCGTCGCCGCGGTGTACCTCTCCTTCCGGCGGACCGATCGCCGGATCACCGACGGCAGGCTCTTCACCGCGTACCTGCTGTTCTCCGCCGTGGCGATCTTCGCCGTCGGCCTGATCGCGCTGACCACCTGA
- the manD gene encoding D-mannonate dehydratase ManD: MKIVAADVIVASPGRNYVTLKITTDSGSHGLGDATLNGRELAVVAYLREHVCPLLIGRDARRINDVWQYLYRGAYWRRGPVTMTAIAAVDCALWDILGKETGRPVHELLGGAARDGVLVYGHASGQTLDELTDDVAHYLELGYRAIRVQAAVPGLDSTYGLHHPGTGHTYEPADGAAPADNVWHTPAYLDFAPQMMAAVRERHGYGFHLLHDVHHRLSPLEAAQLGKSLEPYRMFWIEDPTPAEDQEAFRTIRQHTTTPIATGEVFNSIWDCQTLITERLIDYIRTSVSHTGGITHLRKIFDLAALYGVRTGSHGAGDLSPVSFAAALHLDLTVPNFGIQEYMGHLDPAGEVFRTSYTFQDGYMRPGDAPGLGVEIDEEAAARYPYSPKYLPVNRLRDGSMHDW, translated from the coding sequence ATGAAGATCGTCGCCGCGGACGTGATCGTCGCCTCGCCCGGCCGGAACTACGTGACGCTCAAGATCACCACGGACAGCGGGAGCCACGGACTGGGCGACGCCACGCTCAACGGCCGTGAACTCGCCGTCGTCGCCTACCTGCGCGAGCACGTGTGCCCGCTGCTGATCGGCCGGGACGCCCGCCGGATCAACGACGTCTGGCAGTACCTCTACCGCGGGGCGTACTGGCGCCGCGGCCCGGTCACGATGACCGCGATCGCCGCCGTCGACTGCGCGCTGTGGGACATCCTCGGCAAGGAGACCGGCCGTCCGGTGCACGAACTGCTCGGCGGGGCCGCCCGTGACGGTGTGCTGGTCTACGGGCACGCGAGCGGGCAGACGCTGGACGAGCTGACCGACGACGTCGCCCACTACCTCGAACTCGGCTACCGCGCCATCCGCGTCCAGGCCGCGGTGCCGGGGCTGGACAGCACCTACGGCCTGCACCACCCGGGGACCGGGCACACCTACGAGCCCGCCGACGGCGCCGCGCCCGCCGACAACGTCTGGCACACGCCCGCCTACCTCGACTTCGCGCCGCAGATGATGGCGGCCGTGCGCGAACGCCACGGCTACGGCTTCCACCTGCTGCACGACGTGCACCACCGGCTGTCCCCGCTGGAGGCGGCGCAGCTCGGCAAATCCCTTGAGCCCTACCGGATGTTCTGGATCGAGGACCCGACCCCGGCCGAGGACCAGGAGGCTTTCCGGACGATCCGGCAGCACACCACCACGCCGATCGCGACGGGCGAGGTGTTCAACTCGATCTGGGACTGCCAGACGCTGATCACCGAGCGGCTGATCGACTACATCCGCACCTCGGTCTCGCACACCGGCGGGATCACCCACCTCCGCAAGATCTTCGACCTGGCCGCGTTGTACGGCGTGCGAACCGGATCGCACGGCGCCGGCGACCTGTCCCCCGTGTCGTTCGCCGCCGCCCTGCACCTCGACCTGACCGTGCCCAACTTCGGCATCCAGGAATACATGGGGCACCTGGACCCGGCCGGCGAGGTGTTCCGGACCAGCTACACCTTCCAGGACGGGTACATGCGCCCCGGTGACGCACCAGGGCTCGGCGTGGAGATCGACGAGGAGGCGGCCGCGCGGTACCCGTACTCGCCGAAGTACCTGCCGGTCAACCGACTGCGGGACGGCTCGATGCACGACTGGTGA
- a CDS encoding alpha/beta fold hydrolase, which yields MATTIPAESPALRTLGQPALADLGTVPATSCWVRSGPVRLHLLDYGPVDGIPLLVLPGITSPAVTMDFVARELTDLVRPLVLDVRGRGLSDNAPATDPLCGYDLASYATDVEAAVAGLGLHRPILLGHSMGARIAARVAASGRCEPRGTVLVDPPLSGPGRGAYPTTLEAFLGQLDQARGGTDADEVARSWPRWPRREQELRARWLSSCSRTAIAATHAGFESEDFFTDWPQVPAPAFLVHGGDSPVVTAAGAAEAAEANPSAELVEVPEAGHMVFWDQPGTAMAALRDVLRKLAVGS from the coding sequence ATGGCCACGACAATCCCGGCCGAATCCCCGGCGCTGCGCACGCTCGGGCAGCCCGCGCTGGCCGATCTCGGTACCGTTCCCGCGACCAGCTGCTGGGTGCGCTCAGGCCCGGTCCGGCTGCATTTGCTGGACTACGGGCCCGTCGACGGGATCCCGCTGCTCGTGCTGCCCGGGATCACCAGCCCCGCCGTGACGATGGACTTCGTGGCGCGGGAACTCACCGACCTCGTGCGCCCGCTCGTGCTCGACGTCCGCGGACGCGGACTGTCCGACAACGCGCCGGCGACCGATCCGTTGTGCGGCTACGACTTGGCGAGCTATGCCACCGACGTCGAAGCCGCCGTGGCCGGGCTCGGCCTGCACCGCCCGATCCTGCTCGGCCACTCCATGGGCGCGCGGATCGCCGCCCGGGTCGCGGCGTCGGGCCGCTGTGAGCCGCGCGGCACGGTTCTCGTCGATCCTCCGCTGAGCGGCCCCGGACGGGGGGCCTACCCGACCACCCTCGAAGCCTTCCTCGGGCAGCTGGACCAGGCACGCGGGGGCACCGACGCCGACGAGGTGGCGCGCTCCTGGCCACGATGGCCACGCCGTGAACAGGAACTGCGCGCTCGCTGGCTTTCGTCGTGCTCCCGCACCGCGATCGCCGCCACCCACGCCGGTTTCGAATCCGAGGATTTCTTCACCGACTGGCCTCAGGTGCCCGCCCCGGCGTTTCTCGTTCACGGCGGCGACAGTCCAGTCGTCACCGCCGCCGGTGCGGCCGAAGCCGCCGAAGCGAATCCGTCAGCCGAACTCGTCGAGGTTCCGGAAGCCGGGCACATGGTCTTCTGGGACCAACCCGGTACAGCCATGGCCGCACTGCGTGACGTACTGCGGAAACTGGCAGTGGGGAGTTGA
- a CDS encoding isochorismatase family protein: MPVDEQRTPGLHGAGADSVYHRAGFGATVPRGSRPALVVVDLTRGFTESGFPSGADLTAEVTATATLVAEARRRGVPVIYTAISYTPAEADGDAVAWLRKAPGMRALREGSEAVVLDPRLEHRDGDHLIVKKGASAFHGTALAALLTGLGTDTVLVCGATTSGCVRATAVDAVQSGFNTLVVREACGDRARGPHDAALFDLQAKYADVVAVEDALTYLGGLVEAPSSRY; this comes from the coding sequence GTGCCCGTCGATGAGCAGCGCACCCCCGGTCTGCACGGCGCCGGAGCCGACAGCGTCTACCACCGGGCGGGCTTCGGCGCCACCGTGCCCCGCGGATCCCGCCCTGCCCTGGTGGTCGTCGACCTGACCCGCGGGTTCACCGAATCCGGGTTTCCTTCCGGCGCGGACCTCACCGCCGAGGTGACCGCCACGGCCACCCTCGTCGCCGAGGCCCGGCGGCGCGGAGTTCCGGTGATCTACACGGCGATCAGCTATACGCCCGCCGAGGCGGACGGGGACGCCGTCGCCTGGCTGCGGAAAGCGCCGGGTATGCGAGCCCTGCGCGAAGGAAGCGAAGCAGTCGTTCTCGATCCCCGGCTCGAACACCGTGACGGCGACCATCTCATCGTGAAGAAGGGCGCGTCGGCGTTCCACGGAACGGCGTTGGCCGCTCTGCTCACCGGCCTGGGCACGGACACCGTTCTCGTCTGCGGCGCAACGACTTCGGGGTGCGTGCGGGCTACCGCCGTCGACGCTGTCCAGTCCGGGTTCAACACCCTCGTCGTGCGTGAGGCCTGTGGTGACCGCGCGCGGGGGCCGCACGATGCCGCGTTGTTCGACCTGCAGGCCAAGTACGCCGACGTCGTTGCCGTCGAGGACGCCCTGACCTACCTGGGTGGCCTCGTCGAAGCGCCGTCGAGCCGGTACTGA
- a CDS encoding SRPBCC family protein, giving the protein MILENELPVQADPGAVFALLNDVERVATCLPGATLDGQQDDAYLGRVKVKVGPITAAYSGTVRFTEVATDERRLRLLARGSDTHGNGDAEADVTLTVREAPGGATIELRTDLSIRGKLAQFGKGAIGAVSTRLLDQFARNLADRLQAPSGTTGEPVPDGSTVQASASSGDGEALDGLAMLVPAGVKRYAPIAAAAALGLFQGWLLGRIRTQDKLIKELWRARR; this is encoded by the coding sequence GTGATATTGGAAAACGAGCTACCCGTCCAGGCCGACCCCGGCGCGGTCTTCGCCTTGCTCAACGACGTCGAGCGGGTGGCCACGTGTCTCCCCGGCGCGACCCTCGACGGCCAGCAGGACGACGCCTACCTCGGCCGCGTGAAGGTGAAGGTCGGCCCGATCACCGCCGCCTACTCCGGCACCGTGCGCTTCACCGAAGTCGCCACCGACGAACGCAGGCTGCGGCTGCTGGCCAGGGGATCGGACACACACGGCAACGGTGACGCCGAGGCCGACGTGACGCTGACCGTGCGCGAAGCTCCGGGCGGCGCCACCATCGAACTCCGCACCGACCTGTCGATCCGCGGCAAGCTCGCCCAGTTCGGCAAGGGCGCGATCGGCGCGGTCTCCACCCGGTTGCTCGACCAGTTCGCCCGCAACCTCGCCGACCGGCTGCAGGCACCGTCCGGCACGACAGGGGAGCCGGTACCGGACGGCAGCACAGTTCAGGCGTCGGCTTCGTCAGGTGACGGCGAGGCTCTCGACGGGCTGGCCATGCTGGTTCCCGCGGGGGTCAAGCGCTACGCCCCGATCGCGGCCGCCGCGGCACTCGGGCTGTTCCAAGGCTGGCTGCTGGGCCGGATCCGCACCCAGGACAAACTGATCAAGGAGCTGTGGCGTGCCCGTCGATGA
- a CDS encoding (2Fe-2S)-binding protein, with protein MTDRHLIVLNVNGSEHEALVEPRRTLLDVLRHDLGLTGTHTGCEHGVCGACTVLVDGEPVRACLMFAVQAEAAEIRTVESLGRDGELSDLQQAFSDHHGLQCGFCTPGFLMLAEGFLAQRPDAGREEIREAISANLCRCTGYQTIVDAVSATAASRCRAREAGTCPVPEKEATP; from the coding sequence ATGACCGACCGGCACCTGATCGTCCTGAACGTCAACGGCAGCGAACACGAAGCCCTCGTCGAACCGCGCAGGACCCTGCTCGACGTCCTGCGTCACGACCTCGGGCTCACCGGCACCCACACCGGGTGTGAGCACGGGGTGTGCGGCGCCTGCACGGTCCTCGTCGACGGCGAACCGGTGCGTGCCTGCCTGATGTTCGCCGTGCAGGCGGAGGCGGCCGAGATCCGCACGGTCGAGTCGCTGGGGCGCGACGGCGAACTTTCCGATCTGCAGCAGGCTTTCAGCGACCACCACGGCTTGCAGTGCGGCTTCTGCACGCCCGGATTCCTGATGCTGGCCGAGGGATTTCTCGCCCAGCGGCCGGACGCCGGCCGCGAGGAGATCCGCGAGGCGATCTCGGCGAACCTGTGCCGCTGCACCGGCTATCAGACCATTGTGGACGCGGTTTCGGCGACGGCGGCGAGCCGGTGCCGCGCGAGGGAAGCAGGCACCTGTCCCGTCCCGGAAAAGGAAGCGACACCGTGA
- a CDS encoding xanthine dehydrogenase family protein molybdopterin-binding subunit yields the protein MTPRFDGRKGRWVGASVPRREDPRLLRGRGRFVDDIQLPGMLHAAFVRSTVAHGAITGIDLTATLAVDGVVAAYTAADLELGDIVALLDRPLEEFVPTAMPILAKEKVRFAGEPVALVVARDPYSAEDGVEAAVVSCEPLGAIVSEETAFAHGAPLVHEEAPGNVLVDVSMFDTSGVDAAFEAARAGGGCVVEVVTRSGRQNALPLETRGVVASWDDHDDQLLVRMCTQVPHQVRTAMARSLRVPERTVRVTVPDMGGGFGQKCVVGREEIAVAAVARLLHRPVKWIEDRREALTAGFLAREQRYRTRAAFDSGGRITALEADVVCDMGAYSCYPFTAGIEPLMASAEMPSVYQVPEYRVRGRAITTNKAPTAPYRGVSRPQYVLAIERVMERAARELGLDPVEIRRRNVITRFPYTGVNAITYDPGTYRESLDLAEATLRDEGWYEIRDGAAARGRHIGIGYCCFSERTGYGSGAFAQRKMTVVPGFDISEIRMDTTGSVVVTSGTMNHGQSHETTLAQIVADRLGLHLDQVKLRQGDTERIAYGWGTFASRSVTIGGSAVSRAADRLGEQLCAIAAHLLGTGQDNVRLDGDGGVVQVDDPARRASFEEIADVAYLRSHLLPKGVEPALSATASFDVPGDGTFSNATHAVVVEADPGTGQIRILRYACVEDCGVVIHPQVVDGQCRGGIAQGIAGALFEEITYAGNGDPSAASFIDYLVPTATEIPDITVAHLETPCAFTENGAKGAGEGGTIGAPAAVLNAINDALRHTGVELDTTPVHPQTVLTALDAASVPRREEASTPS from the coding sequence ATGACCCCACGGTTCGACGGGCGGAAGGGACGCTGGGTCGGGGCGTCGGTGCCCCGGCGCGAAGACCCTCGCCTGCTCCGCGGCCGGGGACGTTTTGTCGACGACATCCAGCTGCCCGGGATGCTGCACGCGGCCTTCGTCCGGTCGACGGTCGCGCACGGCGCGATCACCGGGATCGACCTGACGGCCACCTTGGCGGTCGACGGCGTCGTCGCCGCCTACACCGCCGCCGACCTCGAACTCGGTGACATCGTCGCCCTGCTCGACCGTCCACTCGAGGAGTTCGTGCCGACCGCGATGCCGATCCTCGCCAAGGAGAAGGTGCGGTTCGCCGGCGAGCCGGTCGCACTGGTCGTCGCCCGTGACCCGTACAGCGCCGAGGACGGCGTCGAGGCCGCCGTGGTCTCCTGCGAGCCACTCGGGGCGATCGTGTCGGAGGAGACGGCATTCGCCCACGGGGCACCGCTCGTGCACGAGGAGGCGCCGGGCAACGTGCTGGTCGACGTCTCGATGTTCGACACGTCCGGCGTCGACGCGGCGTTCGAAGCGGCCCGCGCCGGTGGCGGTTGCGTGGTCGAGGTCGTCACCAGGAGCGGAAGGCAGAACGCGCTCCCGCTCGAGACACGCGGAGTGGTCGCGTCCTGGGATGATCACGACGACCAGTTGCTCGTGCGGATGTGCACCCAGGTGCCGCACCAGGTGCGCACCGCGATGGCGCGCTCCCTGCGCGTTCCGGAGCGCACCGTGCGGGTCACCGTTCCGGACATGGGTGGCGGGTTCGGCCAGAAGTGCGTGGTCGGCCGCGAGGAGATCGCGGTGGCGGCGGTGGCGCGGCTGCTGCACCGCCCGGTGAAGTGGATCGAAGATCGCCGGGAAGCGCTCACCGCCGGGTTCCTGGCCAGGGAGCAGCGCTACCGCACCAGGGCGGCGTTCGATTCCGGCGGGCGGATCACCGCGCTGGAGGCGGACGTCGTCTGCGACATGGGCGCCTACTCCTGTTATCCGTTCACGGCGGGGATCGAGCCGCTGATGGCGTCGGCCGAGATGCCGAGTGTGTACCAGGTGCCCGAGTACCGGGTCCGCGGTCGCGCCATCACCACCAACAAGGCGCCGACCGCACCGTATCGCGGGGTGAGCCGTCCCCAGTACGTGCTGGCCATCGAACGGGTCATGGAGCGCGCGGCCAGGGAACTCGGCCTCGATCCGGTCGAGATCCGGCGCCGCAACGTGATCACCCGGTTCCCGTACACCGGCGTCAACGCCATCACCTACGACCCCGGCACCTACCGCGAGTCGCTCGATCTGGCCGAGGCCACGCTGCGCGACGAGGGGTGGTACGAGATCCGCGACGGCGCCGCTGCCAGGGGCAGGCACATCGGCATCGGCTACTGCTGTTTCTCGGAGCGGACCGGTTACGGGTCGGGTGCCTTCGCCCAGCGGAAGATGACCGTGGTCCCCGGCTTCGACATCTCCGAGATCCGGATGGACACCACCGGCTCGGTCGTGGTCACCAGCGGCACGATGAACCACGGCCAATCGCACGAGACGACGCTGGCCCAGATCGTGGCCGACCGGCTGGGGCTGCACCTCGACCAGGTCAAGCTGCGCCAGGGCGACACCGAGCGCATCGCGTACGGATGGGGGACCTTCGCTTCCCGGTCGGTGACGATCGGCGGGTCGGCGGTGTCCCGCGCCGCCGACCGGCTCGGCGAGCAGCTGTGCGCGATCGCCGCGCATCTGCTCGGAACCGGCCAGGACAACGTCCGTCTCGACGGTGACGGTGGCGTGGTCCAGGTCGATGACCCGGCCCGCCGCGCGTCCTTCGAGGAGATCGCCGACGTGGCCTATCTGCGCAGCCATCTGCTGCCCAAGGGCGTCGAACCGGCGCTTTCGGCCACGGCGAGCTTCGACGTGCCCGGTGACGGCACCTTCTCCAACGCCACGCACGCCGTGGTCGTCGAGGCCGACCCCGGCACCGGGCAGATCAGGATCCTGCGCTACGCGTGCGTGGAGGACTGCGGGGTGGTGATCCATCCGCAGGTCGTCGACGGGCAGTGCCGCGGCGGCATCGCACAGGGCATCGCCGGCGCGTTGTTCGAGGAGATCACCTACGCCGGCAACGGCGACCCCTCCGCCGCCAGCTTCATCGACTACCTCGTGCCGACCGCCACGGAGATCCCCGACATCACCGTCGCTCACCTCGAAACCCCCTGCGCGTTCACCGAGAACGGCGCGAAAGGCGCCGGGGAAGGCGGCACCATCGGCGCGCCGGCCGCCGTGCTGAACGCGATCAACGACGCGCTGCGCCACACCGGAGTCGAACTCGACACGACGCCGGTACACCCGCAGACCGTGCTCACCGCACTCGACGCGGCTTCGGTACCCCGTCGTGAGGAAGCGAGCACCCCGTCATGA
- a CDS encoding xanthine dehydrogenase family protein subunit M: MKPAAFRYHRAHDVPDAIGLLGELTAAGEDPKLIAGGQSLMPMMNFRLARPTALVDLGPLRRDPALNSVRRTDSGSTIGALVTHRRVELAASELGPDFAVLSRAMRWVGHLPIRSRGTVAGSIVHGDATAEWCLLALLLDAVIVAEGPGGRREIPAGEMFLGFYTTAVEPDEVVTAVRFTRPAPRAALTEFARRHGDFAIVDAAVSLDADGDRGPLTGGRVVLGGVAPAPVRVPEAEALLTGGVPGSELFDACGEAAAAAVDPPDDAAASGAYRRRLTRTLVTRALDEAWRKGETR; the protein is encoded by the coding sequence GTGAAGCCCGCCGCGTTCCGCTACCACCGGGCCCACGACGTCCCCGACGCCATCGGCCTGCTCGGGGAACTCACCGCGGCGGGTGAAGACCCGAAACTGATCGCCGGGGGCCAGAGCCTGATGCCGATGATGAACTTCCGGCTCGCCCGGCCGACGGCTCTGGTGGACCTGGGACCGCTGCGCCGGGATCCGGCCCTGAACTCCGTGCGGCGGACGGATTCGGGGAGCACGATCGGCGCGCTGGTCACCCACCGGAGGGTGGAGCTCGCCGCGTCCGAGCTGGGACCGGACTTCGCCGTGCTCTCCCGCGCCATGCGGTGGGTGGGGCACCTGCCGATCCGCTCCCGCGGCACGGTGGCGGGCAGCATCGTGCACGGTGACGCCACCGCGGAATGGTGTCTGCTGGCCCTGCTGCTCGACGCCGTGATCGTCGCCGAAGGTCCCGGAGGACGCCGGGAGATCCCGGCGGGGGAGATGTTCCTCGGTTTCTACACCACGGCCGTCGAACCGGACGAAGTGGTGACGGCGGTGCGGTTCACCCGTCCGGCGCCCCGGGCCGCGCTGACCGAATTCGCCCGCCGCCACGGCGACTTCGCCATCGTCGACGCCGCGGTCAGCCTGGACGCCGACGGCGACCGTGGTCCGCTGACCGGCGGGCGGGTGGTGCTCGGCGGGGTGGCGCCGGCACCGGTCCGGGTGCCCGAGGCCGAGGCCCTGCTCACCGGAGGTGTCCCGGGGTCCGAGCTGTTCGACGCGTGCGGGGAGGCCGCGGCGGCGGCCGTCGACCCTCCCGATGACGCCGCCGCCAGTGGCGCCTACCGGCGGCGGCTGACCCGGACCCTCGTCACCCGGGCACTGGACGAGGCGTGGCGGAAAGGAGAGACGCGATGA